One Marasmius oreades isolate 03SP1 chromosome 7, whole genome shotgun sequence genomic window, ACGAACCTCCCAAACACCAAGAAGCTTGACAAAGAAGTTGCTGGGGAAGCGAGTAGCCAACATTTgactgacgatgaagacgttACTTGTCAAAGCACTCTCCAGCATAATGGGCATGTTACTCGTGTAGAAGAGCTTCACTGGGTAACTTCCACGTTGACCACGGAACCTGTTGCTCTTAACCGGAATTTCAATTCGGAATCCCTGGAGGTAAATGACAGCAGCGAAGATAATGATGGTAGCGATGAGGTTCATGACATTGGGGAGACGGTCACGCCAGAAAGCTTCCCTCAGAGCGCGTCCCTTGTCGTTCCAGGTGAAAAGGAGGTGGAAGAAGGCGACGATAGCTCCCTCAAACTCGGGACCACGACCAGTATTGACGGTAGTGGGGGAGAAAGCCTTCCACACGATGGACTCGCAAATGTTGGTTGCAATGAAAAGAGAAATTCCGGAGCCTAACCCGTATCCTTTTTGGAGGAGTTCGTCAAGGAGTGTAACGATAAGGGCGGCGGTCACGAGTTGGATGATGAGGAGTAGACAGACGCCTGCGCCTAATTCGCTGGGAAGACCGTACATTCCTGTAAGAACATAGACTGTTGCTTGACCAAGAGACATGATAAGAGCGAAGACTATAAAGGTCGTCAAAAAAACACCGTGCGAGTGATTTAGTAAAAACACGTAGGCACATACGTTTCTGCGCGCCGCCAAAAAGAGCGCGGTCTTCCTTAAGACTGAAGTCGACCTCAATCAAGTTGGCACCAGCGAGGAGTTGCATGATCATTCCGGATGTGACAATGGGAGTAATACCAAGTTCCATAAGAGTTCCACGGTTTGAAGCGAGAATTGCACGCAACCAATACAGGGGGTCAGACGAGTCCGACGACATGATTCCGTAGAGAGGAACTTGAGAGCAGACAAGGAAAATAAGGAGAGTGACGGCCGTCCATAGCACTTTCTGATTGAAAGGGACCTAGAAATAAACGGGGGTGAACATGGAAAGACTTAAACACAAGTCGGGGAGGCTACTTTTCTATCGGGAGAAGAAACTTCAggtaggagaggaagaaaaggcCGGACTAGATTCAAAAACCGAACTAAAAGGCATTGACGATGAGTTGTAAAAGTCAGAGATATCAAAGAAGGAGGACTTACAGCTCATTCTGGTGGTAAGACGTTGAAAAGCGGCAAAGCAGACGTGGCACTCAAAAAGGTTCCATTACATAAGCCGTTCTCGTGCAAGCTGTCTTCGCCAACTCGCAGCAAGCGTTGCAGTATTATTTATTGTGCATTTCATCGACTATATTTAGCATTATATCGTGATCATATCTCAATCCTGGCTACACAAGATGCATTCGAAGCCAAGATGGACCACCTTCCACGAATATtaaaagaaaagagaaagagaaagcagAGAAAGCAATCGAGCCAGAGCGAGCGTAATATGTTGAAAGGCATAAGGAAACGTTGGATTCAAGATATGTGACTATACTGAAGGAATGAGTCGCTAAAGTTATTACAACGGACTCCGTGAGGGGACTCACCTTGCGAAGGGGTACAATGCTGAATAGTAGAAGATGAATACAAGGGACAGTGCGATATCAAAATCAAAACGTGAATATAAAGTCATCAATGAAATATAATATTGGTCAGTCCTCGTCTGGTATCTCGTTGACTTCATCCGGGATGTTGATGATGCTGACTGGCCTAGCCTTGGTATGTTCCAGGAGGTTGACCATGTCCTCAATGTCAGTGCCCACTCGGTTCGCCAGGTCATGAACTCCGTTCTCCGTTTCCTGCCCATCAACATTAGAAAGCTCGCGTTTCACTGGTGTTGCACTTCGGTCATCATCCACCTCTCCTGTGTCGAGCGGGAGACCATGCTGCTCTAAAGAGCCTACATCAGCCGGTGACTCTGCGCCTACAGATTTGGACTCGTCACCCTGACCATTATTCTCTACTCCATGTGAAAGCGTTGGTTCGTTAGGAAGACGTGTAACACTGCCAGGCGTCGGGCTGGCTGCCTCGTGATGCACCGACAACTCTTCTGAATCTGACGTGAGCTTCACTTCTCCAACAGTGGACTTGTTTTTCGTTTCGCCCTTGGAAGTTACAACAACTCTCGGCTTGGTACCTCTCTGTTGTGCGGGCTTCGTAGTAGATCCTCGATCGGACGGTGATCCCCGGATTTGAGTTACAGGAGGAGGGCTGCGCGCCTTTGAAAGGGAAGAAGCTGTTGGTTTGCTCAAACGGTCCGCAGCAGAGCTGCTCAATGTAACCCTACGCATCGGTGTTGAAATCTCCCCGGAAGTATTACGAGACTTCGCTAGTGACGCCGCAGTGGGGGTGAACAAGTTGGATGAGGGCGTTTTCGACCGAGCGGGAACAGCAGTTGACGCAGGCGACTTGGAGGGGGTAGGTGTCTTGGAACGAGCAACTGATAATGGTGCTTTCTCTTTCGGAGCGCCGCTTGGTATCCCGGAACTCGTTTTGGGTCGGGAAGGGGTACTAGGCGCCGTCTTTGGTGTCACAGACTTACGTGTTGAAGATGTAGATGAAAAGGACTGTCCGGTATGTTGTGTACGTAAGGCAGGCGTACTCGCTGTGTTGCTAACGTTCCTTGGGACGGCCTTTGCAGGCGTCTTAGAAGGAGTGCGAAAAGAGGAAGGGGGTGGGGATTTCGTTCCTTTGGCGGGTTGAGATTTCGGTGACTTGAGAAATTTCTCTCCGATGTGAGTGTTCTCTGCGCCCATCCCGCTGTCGTTTTGGGCGTTCTGAATAACAGTGTCTACGACAGGAGCTGCGGGAGACTCTGCTACATGAGGTGTAGAACCAGGGGTTTCAGAGGGTAAGACATCGTGCTTGTTACTGGTATTGGAGATCGCGGAGGAGTCGAATGAACCTGTATTGGTTGGAAATGGAGTAGCCCTGATGAGGGCTGGGGGATCCACTGCCGGTGTGGGCGCGACCTTTGGAGGCCACTCCCGTTTCTCCTTAACAGCTTCCTTCACCGAATCACCAGTAATATTAGATACGACACTAGAACTCCTGCCTGGTATGACTGGGCCAGTGCCAGCCTGCACAGTCTTCTTATTCTGTTGCTCGAACCTTCCAATGAGATTTGCTACGCTGGCGCGAGGTCGTTCGTCAGGAAGTGGCCTGTTGCAGATGGGTTTGATGACCTATCATGGACAACGCAAGGCAGTCTGACACGTACATTTCTCTGATGAGATTGAATAAAATATGAAAATCCACGAGTCCGCTGTCACAGACGGCGACAAATCGAAAATCGAGAGAATGAAAAATAAGAGGTGCAAGTGGATGTAAGCGAGTAAGAGCGTGTCACAGCATGTTTCCATATGCGTGCGCAGTAGAGTAATTGCCGGTCTCTGACTGTCTCCCACCACCGCAAGAGCATCAACGATGAATATGGACAAGATTGAAGAATACCTGGAGTCTCTTGAGGAACTTATTTACTCTTCTCTTGATGCTGCTTCTCCAGGTTATATCAGAGAAACCATTAATCAGCTTTGGATCGACATCACTCGTTATGGCCCTTCACTTCCCAACATGCCAGAGATACGATTACCCGGTCTGGGAGATTTCGAGGTCCCTCCACCTCCCCCGCCTCCACCGCCTAGCTCCTTGTATGAACGATCTTGCACCTGGGCTGAGAAACACCCATGGAAAGCTGGCGGTATTGCCCTTGGCGCAGTCGGTACTGGGTTACTTGTTGGATATGGTGGTGTCTACATGAAGGCGGTCAAGGCTCGGAAAGCCCTCAAATCCAGTTCAAGTACTGAAAGAAGACAAGTTGTCGGTAAATACATTTACTCCATGTTTGCGAGATAGGTGGTTGACCTGATTTCAGTCGTACTTGGTGGAGATACACCGCTGGGACATCCTCTGGTCCTTGACTTGGAGAGGAAGGGGTATATTGTTATTGCAAGTGTAACTAATCAAGAAATGGCTGATGCCCTTGAACGTAAATGCCGTGGATATGTGCGCGCTTTAGTGCTAGACCCATCAGAGGTATGTATACCATCCCCCGCACCCCTTCTCTTACAGCTCATCTGACCTCTCATTGGCAGCCTGAAACGATACCACTGTTCCTTCGTACCCTGTCTTCGGCTCTCTCCCGCCGTTTCCCAATCACATCTGCAGGGGACCCATTCGCATCACCAGCTTCCCATCCGTACATTCACTCTGTCGTGTCGTTATTGACCCTTTCACCTCCTTTCACACATGCACCACTTGAACATGTCTCTTTCCAAGACGCCTATCTTCCGTACCTCACACACACCCAAGTAACGCCCCTACAAGTCATCCAATCTCTcctacctcttcttcgacatGTTCCATCCGCAGGCAAGAAGTCCATTGTCGTCTGTCTGCCAGCCACTGAAACTCGCTTCGGATTACCGTTCTCCTCTATTCAATCAATGAGTGCTGCAGGCACGATGAGGGCCGTAGAAGTCCTGAGGAGAGAGATCAGCGTCGCTGCAATGACAGGGAAGTCTGAGACCATGAAAAATATCAGAGTGGTAGCAATCGAAGTTGGTGCCTTCAATGTTGGCAACGAACGTCCCCAGCATTTCACCCCTCTGGAGGCTATGGAAAAATGGACTGCTTCGGAAAAGATTACGTACGGCCCGGCGTTTGCAGCCATCATTGATTCTGCTCGCTATGGACGAGAACATAGTGTACACAGGCGACCTACAGACGTGAAGGTCCTCGTGAATGGTGTTGTCGCTATCGTGAGTAACGGACAATTAGGGGGATCGTCTGCGTCTTTCTTGAGTTGGTTCATTCGACCACGGTGGGTTTGCGGGGAACGATTTTCcgttggtgctggtgctcGGACATATAGGCTTGCATCATATCTTCCTACTATACTTCTGGACGCTCTCCTAAATATTCCCCACTTCCTTATCTCGATCCGAAATGCCCTACTTCCCTCGCAGCCTTTCCTTGTACCACGTCCTGCCATGAAGCCCAGAGCCGAAACCATTACTACTGGCCTCCGGAGACGAGTGGACGAAGAAAGCGGGAGTAGCAACGGCATAGAGCACTCCGAGAATGGCTCAGAAGCTGACGTGGAGAGCAATTCTGGAGATGGGTCTGGCGTCGAAAGTAGTTGGGTCAGTTtaaaagaagagaaggaaaggtcTACCTAGACCTCGGATCCTTTCAGCTACAAACACTCGAAACGGAAATTCCTATTTCACGACGCCCCACTCGCACTTTACTGTCGATGACGGTTGAGTAGTTGTTCATCTATGTACGATTTGTAAATCAAACCCAACTTGTGTATTATTATATTAGTTTGGATGGAGGTATGAATTCTTAAGTGTGCATGTTATACATAGGTGCATTGATGAAATCAATCCTCTTTCACGGTAACCACCTCTCGATCGTATTACTTAGTTGCTGACCACTTTGACCACCCCAAAAATGCGACGCCCCGGCAATGCATTCCACTTGAAGCAGTCCTTTCTCTGAGTCGGAGTTGGTCCTTAACTCTGTTTCCCAACTAGAGTATGAAGATTTCGAAGTGAATTCATCTCTGTCTCCAAAGACAACCAGGACACGAGATGTTGGTTTGCTGAGCAACTCCTTCAACTTCCGAGCGTATGTTGCCGTTTGGAATAAAGTTAGCCATCCACGAACGCTGACAGGATAGGAAATCAGGATATGAGACGTCTTGATTGGAGGCGGTAAAAGGGGATGTGTCCCAGCAATAAGAGACCCGTATGAATAGCCCTGAGAACGTCACCATTCCAAACTACAGAGGAGATCCGATAATAAACTTACTATTATGACGACGGAACGGATATTGAACATTTCGGGGTTTTCCAATGCCCACTGCACGAGGGATTTGAGGTCTTCAGATTCCTTAACGCCAGTGAGCGATGGCCACCCTGACGAGCGGCCAACACCGCGAGAATTGTACCTTATGACATGGTAGTTCCTCGAGTGCAAAGGACCGATGAGCGATTTGAGAACGCTACAAAGGAGTGTGGATCATGGTCCTCCGCGCTTGTTTGAGTAAATTCCACTCACTTACGGATCGTGCATTTGCCCTCCCAGCCACGACCATGGGTGCAAGCATATGGCGAGCCCGCTCTCACTTTGACCGTTCCGGGGTGCCAGTGCGATATCTGCCTCAAGTCTGACGTTCTTGAGTTGTATGTGCATGACGGCTCAGCGGAGCAAGGTGTACGTGAGAAAGACAGTGAGCTCGCGTCGCGCATTCTACGgttttcttcctccttcatgAATCATGGCAGAAACGCTCCTTGCAATCCTCTTCGTAACTTCCTCCGCCAGAGGCTCTAATCTTATATTTCGATGGCCTCCGTTTCCTTCAGCACCTTTGAGACTTAGTCGTGCTCTATCAGAGGGTCAAGGCAATATTTCGGAGGCTTCTTATAAACGACGAGTACCTTCTAAACTGGACCTCACGTCCGAAATTGGAAGTCCATTAAAGGACAATTCAGAGATTTCAAAATGTCGAAATGAATTTGACCAAGTATTTGGCTACTCATCGGAATTCCTTGCTGGTATTCTATGTCCTCACACATCTATGTGCCACCAGAAGTTTGAACTGGTTGTCGATGACCTTGCTTTCATCGGACATCCTGTCTGTGCAGACTCGGATGGAGGATGGAGGTTCAAACCTGAAAAATCCAAACTTGGAGCCCGAGGACGGGATTCTCGAAATCGTCAATCGTCCCAGGCGGAGAGTATTCGTCGACAATCTGCAAGTCCTAGCAGGAGTTCATCCATGGAGAAAGTCATCTCCGCCAACCAGCCAGCCTGGTTGAGTACATTTCATCTAGTGATGGTACTCGACCTGCCTGATCCGTCTTCATCCGCTACCGGAAATGTCTCAAAGTATTTTGACATTATGTATGAGCAAGCCGCATTCACCATTGCTGCAGTCTTGTTTCAGGAGCAAGTCCTCTCGAACTTTGTTGAGAAAGAATGTGACCTACTGGGATCACTCAAGGATGATCATATCAAGAAAGGTGATTGATTCGTGCTTTTCTTCGCCCACAGCTAATGCTCAGTTGGATATAGTACTACCATTTATAGATTTTTCGTCCAAAGCCATGGAAACCTCCTCCTTGGCTCCGGCAATGAAAGTCTTATACGAGGCGATAAAGTCATCATCCATAGGACATATTTCACTCAACAATGTTCTGGTGGAGATACAATTACCCCCTTACCTTGACACTTTGTTGCACAATGATGAAGATCTTGACCACTGGGCGACATTCAACGGCAGTGATGGCGAGGACTTCGAGGCTTGGGGCCCTGAAATGAAATTTGGATGGCGGTTACCTGCGCTAGTTCCGTGGAAAAGTTTGCTTTTGTTGGACACTAGCGACGGCTTTGATCCCTTGTCAGATTTGCAGAGTCCTTATGTATCTCCTGACGACCGGGATTTCGCTGATGGGTTGATTAAGTTCCTCGAAACAGTTAATGTCACTTTGTCGTGAGTCAGCTACTTTGTTTCTGGGGTTTGGATGCAGGAGCTGAAATTGGTTCCCAGTCTGGCCGACTTAGCCAGTCTTCTCGATTGGGAACTAGAATCTCAAGTTTATCCAATCGTGCGCTGGCTTGTACAGCATCGACGGGCTAAGGTAGTTGACGTTGTGCACAGCGGTCTGAAGACCGTGTTCACCCTGCCCCCCAAGTTTGACCATCGGTGTGCACCTCCTCTTTGGTGTACAAATGCTTTTGCTCATCCCCGATGCAGATTATCCAATCTCATTTCCGAATTTGAGAAGGATTTAGCTGGATACAATCTTCCACCACTACCTCATATTTTGTCAGACATATCGACGGCATCTGCGAACCAAGCTGGGAATCACTTTTTCGCTTCAGTAGTCCAAACGAAAGACCTAATACCTATATATCACGAAGTGGTAGTGTGGATGCTGAAACGCGACATGTTGGTTACCTTACACCTACGAATTCGGATTGTGGCGACCACCGAACTCAAAGCTAGGGTTCGATCGGCTAGACAGAAATTGATAGCAAAGCAGAAGACCCGGAGACGTAGTGAAGGACACAAGGCAGACCGGGGTTCTTATAAAGGAGGTACGACTTGGCTAAATCTACCATCTCCTCTCACAGAACGGCCCATCCATCGAGTGCCCTCTGTGGACTCGACGCATAGCGAGTTGAGCGAGTTGGTAATCGAAAGTGAACAGGATGACTACAGTGAAAATGAAGAATATGTTGAGGGGCTCGAGTCATCGGATGGTAGAGAGGATTCAGGGTGGGAAACTGCAGATGATGAAAGGTTTTCgtcgattatcagcgatccTGGGAGGGCAACTCCCTTACAACGTCGTTGGTTATCAGCTATGTCAGTCGggaaagaccttcatatcgCTCGACGATTCGAATTGTACGTGTACGATATGAAAACAGAACTGACTAAAAATGCTCCTTTAGGTTGAACCAATATTTTGACGGACGAAGGACAGACGACGAAATACTGTACAAAGCAGAGGTTACCAGAAGGCAACTTCGAGAGGTTCTTCATCACTACGACGAATATGTTTGTTTTCTCATTCGAACTTATTCCCAATTGGGACTAACGAGTTGTATGACAACAGCTACAGACGTTTTTACATCCATCATGAGACCAGCAGATTTCGAGGTGTCTGGTCCATCTTCGCAAACTTAGAGGGAAACCGCAGTGTATTTGTATCTATCTTATAATCAAGAGTTATCTCGGGGACGGTTCAATTGTATCGTCCAACCCCGCGAATAGCATATACCGTTATACTACCACGTCGGGTCCTTATGGACCCATCCCAGTAAGCGCCCCGCTTTACTGCAGTCAAAAAAACCTTTTTGTCCATTGATGTCCATCCCGTTTCTCGTAGGCACGTCAGGCCAATATTTCGCTTTCAAGTCGGCTGAATCTAGATCGTGGGTAATCTTCGACGCTGCGATGAAGAAAGGCTCGTGACCGGACCATTTTCCGTTTTCGTTAGTTACTGCTAAAAGGAAGGCCTCTGCCCCCGAGTCTTCATGAACGTAACCCCATAAATCATTCTTAGCTTTTTGGGGGTCAAGGGCTTGAGCCTGAGCGCGATTCGGAACAGACCAATGAAGCCGAATACTCGCAATTCGCATCGAAGGGTAGCGTCTTACTATCGAGTCGGCCTGTGCTTCGCAAATTCTGGTTCAAGAGTAGATTATCGTCCGTCAAATGGACAATGGAAAACCTCTTACAACTTAGAGAGTCCATATGGCTCATCTGGAAGGCAGGGATGGTTTTCATCGATGGGGAAATAGTCAAAGTGCGGTTTGTGGCTATAAACCATCGTTACGACGTTCACTGATGAGGCTTGAGCGACCCGATCGATGTTGTATTCCGCCGCTGCCCTCAACACGTTATAGGAAACCACAACATTGCTGTTACGAGTAGATGGGCTAGACGGCTCGTACATGAAAAGAGAAAGCATACTTGTTATGGGTGACCACGACGTAGTCCAAGGGATTTGGATGCCCTGAGGGGGATTTCAATCAGTTCAGTTAGCCCAGGGTTATATTGGCGGGTAAAAGACCTGCTAAATGCACTACAGCATTGACTCCAGCAAGAGCATTCAAAGTGTCGTTGTAATCCGTTAGGTCCACTTGTTGATATGTGAAGTTGGATTGAAATTCTTGACTGTCACTGGACAAGGCGGCAGTAGGACCAATATCGATAGCGTGAACTTGGTGACCCTTTTTGAGAGCCAATGCCACGACCCGTTTTCCAACACTACCATTTGCGCCAGTGACTGCAATCTTCATGACGGTGAGTGATGGGTTGTACGCTGCATTTTTCTGTCAATGTCAATTCGTTACGTAACCTTATTTATTGATGCGCTTGAGTCT contains:
- the SEC61 gene encoding translocon subunit (BUSCO:EOG092620E4), with the translated sequence MSFRFLNLVRPFLPLLPEVSSPDRKVPFNQKVLWTAVTLLIFLVCSQVPLYGIMSSDSSDPLYWLRAILASNRGTLMELGITPIVTSGMIMQLLAGANLIEVDFSLKEDRALFGGAQKLFALIMSLGQATVYVLTGMYGLPSELGAGVCLLLIIQLVTAALIVTLLDELLQKGYGLGSGISLFIATNICESIVWKAFSPTTVNTGRGPEFEGAIVAFFHLLFTWNDKGRALREAFWRDRLPNVMNLIATIIIFAAVIYLQGFRIEIPVKSNRFRGQRGSYPVKLFYTSNMPIMLESALTSNVFIVSQMLATRFPSNFFVKLLGVWEPMEDSPQLAATSGIAYYMSPPHTLREALVDPVHTIIYIAFMLSACALFSKTWIEVSGSGPRDVAKQLKDQQMVMAGHREGSMYKELKRVIPTAAAFGGAILGLLSVVADLMGAIGSGTGILMAVTIIYSYWEIGMRESGGPEMQALGDLL
- a CDS encoding uncharacterized protein (MEROPS:MER0045469); amino-acid sequence: MHIQLKNVRLEADIALAPRNGQSESGLAICLHPWSWLGGQMHDPVLKSLIGPLHSRNYHVIRYNSRGVGRSSGWPSLTGVKESEDLKSLVQWALENPEMFNIRSVVIIGYSYGSLIAGTHPLLPPPIKTSHILISYPVSVRGWLTLFQTATYARKLKELLSKPTSRVLVVFGDRDEFTSKSSYSSWETELRTNSDSEKGLLQVECIAGASHFWGGQSGQQLSNTIERWLP